The Gammaproteobacteria bacterium genome includes a window with the following:
- a CDS encoding hypothetical protein (Evidence 5 : Unknown function) yields the protein MVDGPQKFTCLRSMIKNHLIFSLSCVQNHDASEGRKLLEQLNTENLDGVPVIMDRAYEDDKTRKLMSDLGMEPVVPPKFKMDRSYAVEFITL from the coding sequence GTGGTGGATGGACCACAAAAATTCACCTGCTTGCGGTCGATGATAAAAAATCACTTGATTTTTTCCTTGTCTTGTGTACAAAACCACGATGCGTCCGAAGGAAGAAAACTTCTTGAGCAATTAAACACCGAAAATCTGGACGGAGTTCCAGTCATCATGGATCGAGCCTATGAGGATGATAAAACCAGAAAATTGATGTCCGACCTTGGAATGGAACCTGTGGTACCACCAAAATTTAAAATGGATAGGAGTTACGCAGTTGAATTTATAACTCTATAA
- a CDS encoding hypothetical protein (Evidence 5 : Unknown function): MRIKAHPDGTGALKSSGPQSIGKTCGGWTTKIHLLAVDDKKSLDFFLVLCTKPRCVRRKKTS; the protein is encoded by the coding sequence TTGAGAATTAAAGCACATCCCGATGGTACCGGCGCGTTAAAAAGTAGCGGTCCGCAATCCATCGGTAAAACCTGTGGTGGATGGACCACAAAAATTCACCTGCTTGCGGTCGATGATAAAAAATCACTTGATTTTTTCCTTGTCTTGTGTACAAAACCACGATGCGTCCGAAGGAAGAAAACTTCTTGA
- the gabD gene encoding succinate-semialdehyde dehydrogenase (NADP(+)) GabD, which translates to MLKDNDLLKSCAYINGNWVAADSGMRYSVTNPADGSIVGEVPDMGESDAQRAIDAAEAALPEWREKTASVRATILMRWYSLVLEHHEDLACLMTMEQGKPLSEARSEVNYGAGFLQWFAEEGKRVYGDVIPTIARDRRILTIKQPLGVVALITPWNFPLAMLTRKAGAALAAGCTVVAKPAEDTPLTALALAELAQRAQLPKGVLNILTTQAPGMIGRVFTRSPTVRKLSFTGSTKVGKQLMADCAPTVKRISLELGGNAPFIVFDDADLDAAVAGALAAKYRNSGQTCVCANRFLIQDGIYDQFVTRFVAEVRAIKVGPGLENSQQGPLINLAALEKVEFLVSDAISKGAKVLCGGKRHALGRTFYEPTVLIAVNGEMACVREEIFGPIAPMLRFHTEKEAIRMANDTSYGLAAYFYARDIGRIWRVSEALEYGMVGINQGLISTEVAPFGGVKESGFGREGSKYGIDEYLEIKYLCMGGI; encoded by the coding sequence ATGTTGAAAGATAATGACCTATTGAAATCTTGCGCCTATATTAATGGTAATTGGGTAGCTGCGGATTCGGGCATGCGTTACTCGGTAACCAATCCCGCCGACGGGAGTATCGTGGGTGAGGTTCCCGATATGGGTGAGTCGGATGCTCAACGCGCGATTGACGCAGCGGAAGCGGCATTGCCTGAATGGCGAGAAAAAACGGCCAGTGTGCGCGCTACTATCTTAATGCGTTGGTATTCCCTGGTGTTGGAGCATCACGAGGATTTAGCGTGTTTGATGACTATGGAGCAGGGGAAACCCCTTAGTGAAGCACGGAGCGAAGTAAATTATGGTGCTGGATTTTTGCAATGGTTCGCCGAGGAAGGCAAACGCGTTTATGGCGATGTTATCCCAACCATTGCTCGGGATCGCCGAATTCTGACCATTAAACAGCCGCTGGGCGTGGTCGCCCTGATTACTCCGTGGAATTTCCCTCTGGCGATGTTGACCCGCAAGGCAGGAGCAGCACTGGCCGCAGGTTGTACTGTTGTCGCCAAGCCCGCCGAGGATACTCCCTTAACCGCGCTGGCGTTGGCAGAATTAGCGCAACGTGCGCAACTACCCAAAGGCGTATTGAATATCCTTACCACGCAGGCTCCCGGTATGATCGGACGGGTGTTTACCAGAAGTCCTACGGTGCGCAAGCTGTCTTTTACCGGATCTACCAAGGTAGGGAAGCAATTGATGGCCGACTGCGCACCTACCGTAAAACGGATTAGCCTAGAATTAGGTGGCAATGCTCCATTTATTGTCTTTGACGATGCCGATTTGGATGCTGCTGTGGCCGGGGCGCTGGCCGCGAAATATCGCAATAGCGGACAGACTTGTGTTTGCGCTAATCGTTTCCTAATCCAAGATGGAATTTACGATCAATTTGTTACCCGTTTCGTGGCGGAAGTACGAGCGATCAAGGTCGGACCCGGCCTAGAGAACAGTCAGCAAGGCCCGCTCATTAACCTAGCCGCGCTCGAAAAAGTGGAATTCTTGGTAAGTGATGCCATTAGTAAAGGAGCTAAGGTTCTTTGTGGTGGCAAGCGTCATGCATTAGGTCGCACCTTTTACGAGCCGACCGTGTTAATTGCGGTCAATGGAGAAATGGCCTGCGTTCGAGAAGAGATATTTGGTCCAATTGCCCCCATGCTGCGCTTTCATACGGAAAAAGAAGCCATTCGCATGGCTAATGATACATCTTATGGCCTCGCCGCCTATTTTTACGCTCGAGATATCGGTCGAATCTGGCGTGTATCCGAAGCATTGGAATATGGTATGGTGGGAATTAACCAGGGCTTGATTTCCACTGAGGTTGCTCCTTTTGGTGGAGTCAAAGAATCTGGTTTTGGCCGCGAGGGTTCAAAATACGGAATAGATGAATATCTGGAAATTAAATATCTTTGCATGGGTGGAATCTAA